From the Nostoc sp. PCC 7107 genome, the window AGTTTGGGCAACGCTTCTCCTATTCTCAACTGGGGTTGTATGGTTGTTTAGGAATGGCAGCATCTTTAATTGGTTTGGCCTTATTTACTACACAATTATGGCTAGTCCTATTATTCATAGCGATATTAGGTATTTTTGGGTCATTAGTGGGAATTCCCATGCAAACGGCGATTCAAACAGAAACTCCCCCAGAAATGCGTGGTAAAGTTTTTGGACTGCAAAACAATGTAATTAATATTGCTCTGACCTTACCTTTAGCACTAGCGGGTGTAGCGGAAACCTTTGTCGGATTGAAAGCTGTTTTTTTGGGATTAGCTGCGATCGTCTTTTTTGGTGGTATCTTAACCTGGTATAACTCACGTCAGTATTTATAAACAGATTGCTGCATCACTTGACAAAATCCAGAATTTATTATTGACTTTGATTTCATGGTAAACTGAACTCAGCAATAATTGAGTGCCTAACTCGCTGGGAATAAACCTGAGATTACGTCGAACTAAGTTGTATTCCAAGTGAAAAATTAGCAACTTATTCATTTAAATAAACCAAACCGAAAATCTATTGTTTTCATTAGCTGATAGGCAGTTTGATCAATAGCTTATATCGGTGTTTTTGAGTTCAGCATCATCAAGTAATATCAGGAAAAATTAAATACAGCTGAGGCGCAAAACTAATAAATGAAACTAGCTTTCTTATAACTAACTTTAAAGAATGCGTATAGCCTGGATTGGAAAAAAATCACCCTTTTGTGGCAATGTCACCTACAGTCGAGAGATAACGAATGCTTTATTAGATAGGGGTCATGAAGTTAGTTTTCTTCACTTCGCCCAAGAAGAACCCGAACCAGACAACTGGCCAAAATTCCAAGAAGTATCTTTACCTTTCATTTATAAGTCTCAAGTTTATACAATTCCGGCGCTCAAAGCGACAAAAGTTTTAACAGAATCCTTAAGAGAAATCAAGCCAGATATAGTTCACGCTTCCTTAACTTTATCGCCGCTTGACTTTGTTTTACCAGAAATTTGCGAACAACTAAATTTGCCTTTAATTGCCACTTTCCACACACCATTTGCAGGTAAAGGGGCAAAACTCATATCAGGAACTCAACTGATAGCCTATCAGTTGTATGCACCTTTTTTAGATAACTATCATCGGGTGATTGTATTTTCGCAAATTCAGAGAGAACTACTTGCACGTATGGGTGTGCGGGAAGAAAATATCGCCGTTATTCCCAATGGAGTAGATACAGTTAAATATTCTCCAGGATATTCCACCATTAAAACCGAATTTAAAGCTGAACGCTTATTTGTCTACCAAGGAAGGATAGCCCCAGAAAAAAATGTTGAAGCTTTGCTGCGGGCTTGGAAACAGTCAGATATGGGGACAGAAAGTAAGTTATTAATTGTTGGAGATGGCCCTTTAAGACCTTCTTTAGAGCAATTTTATGGTGCAGAATACGGCATCTTTTGGTTAGGTTTTGTGGCAGAAGAAGAAAGACGAGTAAACATATTAAGGGGTGCAGATGTATTTATTTTGCCTTCTTTGGTAGAAGGATTGTCTCTGTCTTTATTAGAAGCAATGTCTAGTGGAGTAGCTTGTATAGCTACAGATGTAGGTGCAGATGGAGAAGTATTGGAAAAAGGGGCTGGTATAGTATTAAGTACGAAAACAGTGCGATCGCAATTGAAAACCCTTTTACCACTATGCCAAGACCATCCAGAGTTAACAACTCTACTAGGACAAAAAGCGAGAAATCGTGTTTTAGAGCGATATACATTGGATAAAAATATTACACAGCTAGAAGAATTGTATAAGGAAGTTTTACTACAGCAACCTGTACATCTTAGCTGGGGAGCCTAAATTTGTGCGATTTTTGAATATCTATTAGAGACCAGCCTAAACTTGTGGGCTGTTGATAAACTCGCTTCAAAGTATTGACATCTCTAGCTGAAATATTCGGTGGGTTGCGAACTTGGGAAAAATATAAAGCATCAGTTTGTGATGGACTATGACCCCAAATTCCCAAGGCGTGGCCAAGTTCATGGCGTGCAGCAGCAACGACATAATTACCTGTCTGACTAGGACTCAACAGAATAGTAAAACGGTGCAATAAAACGTTGTTTTTGGTATACAACTGGTATGTAGTTAAAGCAGAACGCGCACGGGGGATTTTTCTATCTGCTGAAAGCTTTAATGGCGGAGCTTTTCGCTCAATTTTGATATCAGCAATTTCTGGCTTTTCTACTAATGTTAAAGGCACATAAACACTCCATTCCTGTACAGCCTGCACAACACTTTTCACCCATGTTTCTGCTTGTTGATTACTAATAGTTTTTGGTCGTTCTACATAAACTCGAACTGGAAATTGTGACCAAATTAAATAACCCACTTCAGTTGTTACAACTTGAGAAAAGTAATCACCACTATTTTGACTATCTTTCCACTGAAGCAGTGTAGCTGGTAAGGGATGAAGTCTTGGGGTAGGTAAAGATACTGCGCTGGATGGAAAGTTCGCCAAAATAATTAACAGCCCTGTACTTATAGTTAATACAAGGGCTGTTAGGAATTTTCTAATATTTAACATCGGGTTTAGGGTGATTTTCCCCATTTCCCTATCCTTATTTAGGTAGCCAACCTGCACTTAAAACCACTGTTAAACCGAGAAAAATTACTGTCAAAGCCCAAGTAATTCGGTTTAAGGTGTTTTCTGCACTCTTGGTACTGCTAAATAATTGGGCTTGTCCACCAATAGCACCAATGCCATCACCTTTAGGGCTGTGCAGCAATACTAAAACAATTAGTCCGAGGGCGGCTAATGCCCAAACA encodes:
- a CDS encoding peptidase, which codes for MGKITLNPMLNIRKFLTALVLTISTGLLIILANFPSSAVSLPTPRLHPLPATLLQWKDSQNSGDYFSQVVTTEVGYLIWSQFPVRVYVERPKTISNQQAETWVKSVVQAVQEWSVYVPLTLVEKPEIADIKIERKAPPLKLSADRKIPRARSALTTYQLYTKNNVLLHRFTILLSPSQTGNYVVAAARHELGHALGIWGHSPSQTDALYFSQVRNPPNISARDVNTLKRVYQQPTSLGWSLIDIQKSHKFRLPS
- a CDS encoding glycosyltransferase family 4 protein produces the protein MRIAWIGKKSPFCGNVTYSREITNALLDRGHEVSFLHFAQEEPEPDNWPKFQEVSLPFIYKSQVYTIPALKATKVLTESLREIKPDIVHASLTLSPLDFVLPEICEQLNLPLIATFHTPFAGKGAKLISGTQLIAYQLYAPFLDNYHRVIVFSQIQRELLARMGVREENIAVIPNGVDTVKYSPGYSTIKTEFKAERLFVYQGRIAPEKNVEALLRAWKQSDMGTESKLLIVGDGPLRPSLEQFYGAEYGIFWLGFVAEEERRVNILRGADVFILPSLVEGLSLSLLEAMSSGVACIATDVGADGEVLEKGAGIVLSTKTVRSQLKTLLPLCQDHPELTTLLGQKARNRVLERYTLDKNITQLEELYKEVLLQQPVHLSWGA
- the secG gene encoding preprotein translocase subunit SecG, which encodes MTVANIVQIVWALAALGLIVLVLLHSPKGDGIGAIGGQAQLFSSTKSAENTLNRITWALTVIFLGLTVVLSAGWLPK